A DNA window from Oscarella lobularis chromosome 8, ooOscLobu1.1, whole genome shotgun sequence contains the following coding sequences:
- the LOC136190772 gene encoding RING finger protein 17-like encodes MASVDLQGDLKQLFERFEEDFMERVHDFEEELIRRKTQLEQGEKNLGEERTAFDKEKKRLRAEKEEFRKQKEDFRRKKQSYEEENRSQSEEKVAEPPEPEPVAEASVFASRDIRYFSSQSRVTSSSEPRPPLMREQVVISHADSPSSFYVQKVEQQREIDHISQLVNEAGNRSHVTASLPSGSYQEGDPCIALFSDDNKWYRGCVASVGNGHLVHYVDFGNSEYVHLANMRPALPELRDLEPMARKCSLANIKPIGSRDWSSQALADFERLAMRQPVAMKVICVYPLAIDFELSLEDKRDIGKPGVETVAQALVYLGHAVNLVPQATAPGFVRAPRPFAAERSQFEQTSFRHPGSSPVRTQNFVSVNPMTASLPASFPQQQREIPALSPIPPFFHGAITHIVSLSEFSVRALLPDNAVTSMTSELQSFCANGERSGITDFAPGLYCSAQASNSFSWERAKIVNRTSQSAVQVTFVDLGVNETVPVASLRSLPNEFRSVPRQSFACSLANIPSTGDSNRAVERMETLTRNETCRFKVVEDAELYHTAVSVQLSDGRNLVDLLFQPQSYLPPVLPQSSKFEVAIIHVDDDGLIHAQLLNNSEELDRVQTYLAEKFVDDSGTRGVSLSALKPGQICSCQFPDDGQWYRGRIIDVDVHKSHVKVLYVDFGNTEIVSVDNVRLEPVLLNVPQLSFEMEQKNLAQVFGKNPQGALKRIKDLVNETFPARKIDASNDRLIVDLVLPNGKQLSDALLELILRPSSRSSDDSGIIYPPPDSVANYATPFPVQVTDVIAPDCVYVRRLYDPNSPEERQYRELQEKLNAPDFWRKCQGVGPVDIKKGNVCVARYSDGEIYRAKICEHLIENKDGSLSAKVFYPDFGTTEETILDRVRLIPADLFNSVPSQAIMLRLSGITPVGGPSADWTSFAMAKVKEIIRQGHWSVVKQKEEKEFIEGLLVDGKGNSVTNLLIQSGHAKRPDESSV; translated from the exons ATGGCCAGCGTAGATTTGCAGGGCGATCTGAAGCAGCTCTTCGAGCGCTTCGAAGAAGATTTCATGGAGCGAGTGCACGATTTCGAAGAAGAGCTAATTCGGCGCAAGACCCAGCTCGAACAAGGCGAAAAGAATCTGGGGGAGGAGCGCACTGCTTtcgataaagaaaaaaagcgactTCGAGCCGAAAAGGAGGAATTTCGCAAGCAAAAAGAGGACTTTAGACGCAAAAAACAGTcgtacgaagaagaaaatcgcagCCAATCCGAGGAAAAAGTCGCCGAACCGCCCGAACCTGAACCTGTCGCCGAAGCGTCAGTGTTCGCATCACGTGACATTCGCTATTTTTCATCGCAAAGccgagtgacgtcatcgagcgAGCCCCGCCCTCCGCTGATGAGGGAGCAAGTTGTCATTTCGCACGCTGATTCGCCCTCTTCGTTCTATGTTCAAAAGGTGGAACAACAGCGGGAAATAGATCATATCTCGCAACTCGTCAACGAAGCAGGAAACAGAAGTCACGTGACCGCATCTCTTCCTTCCGGCTCGTATCAAGAGGGCGATCCTTGCATTGCTTTGTTTTCGGATGATAATAAATGGTATCGGGGGTGTGTCGCTTCGGTGGGAAACGGTCATCTCGTTCACTACGTCGACTTTGGCAATTCGGAGTATGTTCATCTTGCTAATATGAGACCAGCTCTGCCGGAATTGAGAGATTTGGAGCCAATGGCAAGGAAGTGTTCTCTGGCTAACATCAAGCCTATTGGAAGCAGA gATTGGAGTTCACAGGCTCTGGCGGATTTCGAGCGTCTTGCCATGAGACAACCCGTGGCAATGAAA GTTATATGTGTCTATCCGCTTGCTATTGATTTTGAGTTGTCTCTTGAAGACAAGCGGGACATAGGAAAGCCAGGAGTTGAGACGGTGGCTCAAGCGCTCGTTTATTTGGGACATGCTGTCAATCTAGTCCCCCAAGCAACAGCTCCTGGATTTG TACGGGCGCCAAGGCCATTTGCGGCTGAAAGAAGTCAATTTGAGCAAAC ttctTTTCGTCATCCCGGAAGTAGTCCTGTCCGCACGCAAAATTTCGTCTCAGTCAATCCAATGACGGCATCATTGCCAGCCAGTTTTCCGCAGcaacaaagagaaattcCGGCTCTCAGTCCTATTCCCCCGTTCTTTCATGGCGCCATCACCCACATTGTCTCTCTGAGCGAGTTCTCTGTGCGAGCACTGCTTCCAGACAATGCTGTGACCAG CATGACTAGTGAACTGCAAAGTTTTTGTGCTAACGGGGAGCGGTCAGGAATCACTGATTTCGCTCCAGGGTTGTATTGTTCTGCTCAAGCTTCCAACAGCTTTTCTTGGGAAAGAGCAAAAATTGTGAATCGAACTAGCCAGAGCGCAGTACAG GTTACTTTTGTTGATCTTGGCGTGAACGAAACAGTCCCTGTGGCCAGTCTAAGATCATTGCCTAATGAGTTTCGTTCTGTGCCACGTCAGAGCTTCGCCTGCTCCTTGGCCAATATTCCCAGCACCGGGGATTCAAACAGGGCGGTAGAAAGGATGGAGACGTTAACACGTAACGAAACATGCCGTTTCAAAGTGGTAGAG gatgCTGAATTGTACCACACTGCAGTGTCTGTTCAGCTTTCAGACGGCCGTAACCTAGTGGACCTCTTGTTTCAACCTCAGTCCTATCTTCCGCCTGTTCTGCCTCAGAGCAGCAAGTTTGAGGTGGCAATTATccacgttgacgacgacggtctcATTCATGCCCAATTGCTCAATA ATAGCGAAGAATTGGACAGAGTTCAAACGTATCTCGCGGAGAAATTTGTAGATGACAGCGGCACTAGAGGAGTTTCACTGAGCGCGTTGAAGCCAGGGCAAATCTGTTCCTGTCAGTTCCCTGACGATGGACAGTGGTATCGAGGTCGAATAATCGATGTCGATGTCCACAAATCACATGTCAAA GTTCTCTACGTTGATTTTGGAAATACCGAGATCGTTTCCGTTGACAATGTGAGACTCGAACCCGTTCTCCTTAACGTTCCCCAGTTGAGTTTTGAAATGGAACAGAAGAACCTAGCTCAA GTCTTTGGAAAGAATCCGCAGGGAGCTCTCAAACGGATAAAAGATCTCGTGAACGAGACGTTTCCTGCTAGAAAAATAGACGCA AGCAATGATCGTTTGATTGTTGACTTAGTTTTACCAAACGGTAAACAGCTCAGTGACGCTCTTTTGGAGCTGATCTTGAGGCCGAGTTCTCGCAGTTCGGACGACAGCGGCATCATTTATCCGCCACCTGACTCGGTTGCGAATTACGCCACGCCGTTTCCCGTTCAAGTTACGGATGTCATCGCTCCTGACTGCGTCTACGTTCGACGCCTTTATGATCCAAATTCTCCGGAAGAGCGGCAGTATCGAGAACTCCAGGAGAAACTGAACGCGCCCGACTTCTGGAGAAAATGTCAAGGCGTAGGACCGGTTGACATCAAAAAAG GAAATGTTTGCGTGGCTCGTTATTCTGACGGGGAGATCTACAGAGCCAAAATATGTGAACATCTGATAGAAAATAAAGACGGGTCTTTATCTGCAAAAGTTTTCTACCCTGATTTCGGCACAACGGAGGAAACAATTCTTGACCGTGTTCGCCTCATACCCGCTGATCTCTTCAACTCCGTTCCTAGTCAAGCGATTATGTTGCGCTTGTCAGGAATTACTCCTGTGGGAGGTCCTAGCGCTGATTGGACTTCCTTTGCCATGGCAAAAGTAAAGGAGATTATTCGACAAGGCCATTGGAGTGTTGTCAAACAG aaagaggagaaggagttTATTGAAGGACTCCTCGTGGATGGGAAGGGCAACTCTGTGACTAATTTGCTCATTCAAAGCGGTCATGCCAAAAG ACCGGATGAATCTTCAGTTTGA
- the LOC136190774 gene encoding axoneme-associated protein mst101(2)-like, giving the protein MIRVSVDDRKFLVAVEKDAQFSEVVRVAEEAYNDLYKPESPLCIDHFRTEEGYDLHSQLRLHHLESNPRLIAIVGKKDVGFQDVQRSQSQNKIVSEKDAVVTVQDRSKNDAEDDVEMDDRLVSWLRLHYVEKKGSVLSQTGVYTRYWSEGFEEEQQRDKFVSRERFVEILAALFPGVELVTRKKRAGKRKTVNEDIYEGLAEKEEPVKERESVENTCASYEKNEGDDADEEMIIDDQAASSQDDEIQGSCDKHAEEEEEAAEKVAAEKVAAEKRAAEKRAAEKRAAEKVAAEKVAAEKRAAEKKKADERSEDRQIGNAAEKEKEVDEKGEHCIVTKKTKKRKRRKMKRNSFSNENLLNKIKSTTATTTSTTIPQTEVKAAADDDDDERTRDDQLSHIVDDKCLSPKARIAEMNETVTKSPTPEKQSPADVVVSDSPAKTSSSETTAKSTFVRKRGQFASNEFIDSSDDEKPTSSPKRCATIENVLSATKPKESHSDVDVSDSDSDAPDSAAASATKILALTKDVRRLSRKGLAKASPSQVASPRVVQHPPLLKLGSQSTIGRRSAMASSLKFSSLPKSQPKAKKAEEP; this is encoded by the exons ATGATTCGTGTCTCCGTCGACGATAGAAAGTTCCTG gTTGCAGTCGAGAAAGACGCCCAGTTCTCCGAAGTCGTTCGCGTGGCGGAGGAAGCGTACAACGATCTCTACAAGCCGGAATC GCCGCTGTGCATCGATCACTTTCGAACGGAGGAGGGTTACGATCTCCATTCTCAACTTCGACTCCACCATCTCGAATCGAATCCGCGTCTTATTGCGATTGTcggaaaaaaagacgtggGATTCCAAGACGTGCAGCGTTCTCAGagtcagaataaaatt GTTAGTGAGAAGGACGCAGTTGTCACCGTTCAAGATCGAA gCAAAAACGATGccgaagatgacgtcgaaatggATGATCGATTAGTGTCGTGGCTACGTTTGCATTATGTGGAGAAAAAAGGCAGCGTGCTGTCGCAGACGGGCGTCTATACACGATATTGGAGCGAGGGCTTTGAAGAGGAGCAACAGCGAGACAAGTTCGTCTCGCGCGAACGCTTTGTGGAGATTCTCGCGGCCCTTTTTCCCGGCGTTGAACTCgtaacgagaaaaaaaag aGCAGGGAAGCGAAAAACGGTGAATGAGGACATTTATGAAGGATTggcggagaaagaagagcccgtaaaggaaagagaaagcgttGAAAATACTTGTG CTAGTtacgagaagaacgaaggTGATGACGCCGACGAGGAAATGATTATAGATGACCAAGCAGCTAGTAgccaagacgacgaaattcaaGGTAGCTGTGACAAACACgctgaggaggaggaagaggcggCAGAGAAAGTGGCGGCGGAGAAAGTGGCGGCAGAGAAACGGGCGGCCGAGAAACGGGCGGCTGAGAAACGGGCGGCCGAGAAAGTGGCGGCCGAGAAAGTGGCGGCCGAGAAACGGGCggccgagaagaaaaaggcagacgaaagaagcgaagatAGGCAGATAGGGAATGctgctgaaaaagaaaaagaagtagaTGAGAAGGGGGAGCACTGCATCG ttacgaaaaagacgaagaagagaaagaggaggaaaatgAAGAGGAATTCCTTCTCAAACGAAAACCTGCTCAACAaaatcaaatcgacgacggcgacgacgacgtcaacgacgatccCTCAAACGGAAGTcaaagccgccgccgacgacgacgacgacgaaagaacgaGAGACGACCAACTTTCtcacatcgtcgacgacaagtGCTTGTCACCCAAAGCTCGAATCGCCGAAATGAACGAAACCGTTACAAAGTCTCCAACACCAGAGAAACAATCTCCAGCTGACGTTGTCGTCTCTGACTCTCCGGCGAAAACATCGTCGTCTGAGACGACAGCAAAGTCGACATTCGTCCGCAAACGGGGACAATTCGCTTCGAATGAATTTATCG ATTCatcagacgacgaaaagccgACGTCATCGCCCAAACGTTGTGCGACAATAGAGAACGTTTTGTCGGCTACGAAACCAAAGGAGTCTCATAGCGACGTGGACGTCTCCGACTCTGACTCGGATGCTCCTGATTCCGCGGCGGCATCGGCGACAAAGATATTGGCGTTAACGAAAGACGTTCGGAGATTGAGTC GAAAAGGCCTGGCTAAGGCTAGCCCTTCGCAGGTCGCTTCGCCGAGGGTGGTACAGCATCCGCCGTTGCTGAAACTTGGCAGCCAGTCGACGATTGGACGTCGAAGTGCAATGGCGTCTTCTTTGAAGTTTTCTTCGTTGCCGAAATCTCAGCCAAAGGCTAAGAAGGCAGAAGAGCCCTGA
- the LOC136190773 gene encoding low-density lipoprotein receptor-related protein 8-like, whose product MTTNVGALLLLLISLLFVPRFDAACNSDDFQCADGKCIPRAWRCDRYFDCDDDSDEDGCGHTCKPTEFICEDGSCIDSAWICDGDSDCTKGSDEDEGLCAKHTCPPNEWKCPRGVCIPESWKCDGEDDCRDGDRSDEIGCPVSASPSRCGSSQFECHNGQCISKHWQCDTEDDCGDGSDETDATCSRSCPPNEFTCRSGQCIPALWRCDTENDCIDGTDEVLCTQPTGTVGPTLNPCAPNKFSCDDKRDCIFQDWVCDQEHDCFDGSDEKDCATDAPCQDSEFTCRGNGKCISVAKLCDGNGDCFHNDDELNCSTPTPTPTASSCSDREFHCSQSSGTCVSVDKVCDGNRNCPNGEDEAEKLCESRRVDECLSRAANNCSLSRNEKCVDDKFGYHCECQSGYSRQDGTCKDTNECLLGVCHQQCVNLRGSYKCSCFPGFEPIPDDEHKTHSSQCRATGTPYIIYVHNDGIHKIELTGGSVKTIVRRLHSPVAIDYNYENKVVYWIDNEHRALYQAPLESTSDQLNETERDKHERLYKGQGTIQKVDGLAFNWINNQLFWTDAGTRTIERFELISKKITTIIKSGLDEPRAIVLDPANEHVYFSDWGISNGIIERSRLDGKQRTRIHTGTRESPEFPDGLALDLNRGYLYWIDSRRDVIQRANLDGSDVKIVWISPKDTKPFGFDLFLNKFYMTERLLDEEAIASVTMSGSVSYLRRHMTHEPLGLKVVHQSKQLRDVRNLCDKENGGCDDVCKMEGDRAICGCTQLGYTLSPDLRTCVSVSTTTGPVSKDNSSLGIGVIIGIVVGAAILIAIIIIIIVFFVRRTHNKGDFNFDNPAYIASDDVVEIKAESEVPNNFSKHV is encoded by the exons atgacgacgaacgtAGGAgctctgcttcttcttctcatctctcttcttttcgttcCTCGTTTCGACG CCGCGTGCAATTCGGACGATTTTCAATGCGCCGACGGCAAATGCATTCCGCGAGCTTGGCGTTGCGATCGATACttcgattgcgacgacgattcggacgaAGACGGCTGCG GACATACCTGTAAGCCGACCGAGTTCATATGCGAGGACGGATCGTGCATCGATTCGGCGTGGATatgcgacggcgattcggACTGTACGAAGGGatccgacgaggacgaaggaCTTTGCG CGAAGCACACGTGCCCGCCGAATGAGTGGAAATGCCCGCGCGGCGTCTGCATACCTGAAAGTTGGAaatgcgacggcgaggaCGATTGTCGCGACGGGGATCGATCGGACGAAATCGGCTGTCCCGTGTCGGCCAGTCCGAGTCGGTGCGGGTCGTCGCAATTCGAATGTCATAACGGACAGTGCATATCGAAACACTGGCAATGCGACACGGAAGACGATTGCGGCGACGGATCAGACGAAACGGACGCCACTTGCT CGAGATCGTGTCCGCCGAACGAGTTCACCTGTCGTAGCGGGCAATGCATTCCCGCACTGTGGCGATGCGACACCGAAAATGACTGCATTGATGGAACAGACGAAGTCCTATGCACGCAACCGACAG GTACTGTTGGGCCAACTCTTAATCCGTGTGCTCCAAACAAATTCTCCTGCGACGATAAAAGAGATTGCATCTTCCAAGACTGGGTTTGCGACCAGGAGCATGACTGTTTCGACGGATCAGACGAAAAAGATTGCG CCACGGATGCTCCGTGTCAGGATTCGGAATTCACGTGCCGCGGCAACGGGAAATGCATTTCCGTCGCGAAGCTCTGCGACGGAAACGGAGATTGTTTccacaacgacgacgagttgaaTT GCTCGACTCCTACTCCGACGCCGACAGCCAGTAGTTGCAGCGATCGCGAATTCCATTGCAGCCAATCAAGCGGAACGTGCGTCTCCGTGGACAAAGTGTGCGACGGTAACCGGAACTGTCCAAatggagaagacgaagcggagAAGTTATGTGAAAGCAGAC GAGTCGATGAGTGCCTGAGTCGGGCAGCGAATAACTGCTCCCTGAGCCGAAATGAGAAATGCGTTGATGATAAATTTGGGTATCACTGCGAATGCCAATCCGGATACAGCAGACAAGATGGAACTTgcaaag atACAAATGAGTGTTTGCTTGGAGTCTGTCACCAGCAGTGCGTCAACTTGAGAGGGAGCTACAAGTGCAGCTGTTTTCCCGGATTCGAACCGATCCCCGACGACGAACACAAGACGCACTCGAGCCAATGCCGAGCTACCG GAACTCCGTATATTATATACGTCCACAATGACGGGATACATAAAATTGAATTAACGGGAGGCAGCGTCAAAACCATTGTCCGCCGTCTACACAGTCCCGTAGCAATCGATTACAATTACGAGAACAAGGTCGTTTACTGGATCGACAATGAACACAGAGCTCTATATCAGGCTCCACTTGAATCGACTTCGGATCAACTGAACGAAACGGAAAGAGACAAACACGAGCGTCTTTATAAGGGGCAGGGAACAATTCAGAAAGTCGACGGTCTCGCTTTCAATTGGATCAATAATCAGTTATTTTGGACGGACGCGGGGACGAGGACAATCGAGCGATTCGAGCTTATTTCAAAAAAGATAACGACGATAATCAAGTCCGGTTTGGACGAACCGAGAGCGATCGTCTTAGATCCAGCCAACga gcACGTGTATTTTTCTGATTGGGGTATCAGTAACGGAATAATCGAGCGTTCGCGACTGGACGGAAAGCAGCGAACGCGAATTCACACGGGAACGAGAGAGTCACCTGAGTTTCCAGACGGTCTAGCCTTGGATTTAAATCGCGGATATTTATATTGGATCGATTCCCGACGCGACGTCATACAGCGAGCCAACTTGGACGGAAGCGACGTCAAGATCGTGTGGATTTCTCCTAAGGACACAAAACCGTTTGGATTCGACTTATTTTTGAATAAGTTTTACATGACTGAGAGGCTATTGGATGAGGAGGCCATAGCTTCGGTGACGATGAGTGGATCGGTGAGTTATTTGAGAAGGCATATGACGCACGAACCGTTGGGGCTCAAAGTCGTTCATCAATCAAAGCAACTAC GCGACGTTAGGAATTTGTGTGACAAGGAGAACGGCGGTTGCGACGACGTGTGCAAAATGGAAGGAGATCGGGCTATTTGCGGGTGCACGCAATTGGGCTACACGTTGTCGCCGGACTTGAGAACTTGTGTCAGTGTATCAACAACTACTGGACCGGTCTCCAAAGATAATTCAAGTCTCGGAA TTGGCGTTATTATTGGTATTGTTGTGGGCGCAGCTATTCTGATcgctattattattattattatcgtcttctttgtccGAAGGACTCA CAATAAGGGTGACTTTAATTTTGACAATCCTGCCTACATTGCTTCGGACGACGTAGTTGAAATCAAAGCAGAATCGGAAGTACCCAATAACTTTTCAAAGCATGTGTAG